The Carassius gibelio isolate Cgi1373 ecotype wild population from Czech Republic chromosome B22, carGib1.2-hapl.c, whole genome shotgun sequence genome window below encodes:
- the LOC127986829 gene encoding uncharacterized protein LOC127986829: MAARPESRPKMAARPESWPKMAANPAPQHKMAASPVPQCKMATHPAPMPKLATSPEPRSKMAARPESWPKMAVNPAPQHKMAASPVPQHQMATCPESWPKMAACPTPLHRMTVTADPLESSQVPVDSPESSQVPVDSPESSQVPVDPPESSQVPVNSPESSQVPVNSPESSQVPVDPPESSQVPVDPPESSQVFVDLPESGLVTDDLPESGLATDDLPGSGLVTDDLPGSGLVTDDLPGSGLVTADLPGSGLVTADLPGSGLVTADLPGSGLVTADLPESSHW; the protein is encoded by the exons atggccgctcgTCCAGAGTCaaggcccaagatggccgctcgtccagagtcatggcccaagatggccgccaatccagcgccacagcacaagatggctgccagcccagtgccacagtgcaagatggccactcacccagcgccaatgcccaagttggCCACCAGTCCAGAACCACGGTCCAAGATGGCCGCCCGTCccgagtcatggcccaagatggccgtcaatccagcgccacagcacaagatggctgccagcccagtgccacagcaccagatggccacctgtccagagtcatggcccaagatggctgcttgcccaacgccgctgcacaggatgacagtcacagctgaccctctggagtcgagtcaggttccagtggactctccagagtcaagtcaggttccagtggactctccagagtcgagtcaggttccagttgaccctccagagtcgagtcaggttccagtgaactccccagagtcgagtcaggttccagtgaactccccagagtcgagtcaggttcctgttgaccccccagagtcgagtcaggttcctgttgaccccccagagtcgagtcag gtgttcgtggaccttccagagtcagggctagtcaccgatgaccttccagagtcagggctagccaccgatgaccttccagggtcagggctagtcaccgatgaccttccagggtcagggctagtcaccgatgaccttccagggtcagggctagtcaccgctgaccttccagggtcagggctagtcaccgctgaccttccagggtcagggctagtcaccgctgaccttccagggtcagggctagtcaccgctgaccttccagagtcaagtcactggtga